The following coding sequences lie in one Arachis ipaensis cultivar K30076 chromosome B03, Araip1.1, whole genome shotgun sequence genomic window:
- the LOC107630131 gene encoding exosome complex component RRP41-like: MAGKGGSAPATYSPSPTTQKKKTSLFQEDWVRPDGRGFHQCRPAFFRTGAVNAASGSAYAEFGNTKVIVAVFGPRESKKAMMYSDIGRLNCNVSYTTFASPVRGQGSDHKEYTAMLHKALEGAIILESFPKTTVDVFALVLESGGGDLPVVISCASLALADAGIMMYDLVASVSVSCLSKNLVIDPIFEEENSQDGSLMITCMPSRYEITQLTVTGEWSTPKINEGMQLCLDACAKLAKIMRSCLKEAASDSQE; this comes from the exons ATGGCCGGCAAAGGCGGAAGCGCTCCGGCGACGTACTCGCCGTCTCCGACTACTCAGAAGAAGAAAACTTCCCTTTTCCAAGAAGACTGGGTCCGACCTGATGGCCGCGGCTTCCACCAGTGCAGACCTGCTT TTTTCAGGACTGGTGCTGTGAATGCTGCATCAGGATCAGCCTATGCAGAATTTGGAAATACCAAGGTCATTGTAGCTGT ATTCGGGCCTAGAGAGAGCAAGAAGGCAATGATGTACAGTGATATAGGGCGTTTAAATTGCAATGTTAGCTATACAACGTTTGCAAGTCCAGTTCGTGGACag GGTTCAGATCACAAAGAATACACTGCAATGCTTCATAAAGCTTTGGAGGGTGCAATAATATTAGAATCTTTCCCCAAGACCACTGTGGATGTTTTTGCTTTGGTGTTGGAATCTGGCGGCG gTGATCTCCCAGTTGTCATATCATGTGCTAGCCTTGCCCTGGCTGATGCTGGAATAATGATGTATGATCTCGTTGCATCAGTTTCTGTG TCCTGTCTCAGTAAGAATCTTGTCATTGATCCTATTTTTGAGGAGGAAAATTCCCAAGATGGAAGCTTGATGATTACGTGCATGCCTTCTCGCTATGAAATTACTCAACTTACAGTTACTGGGGAATGGTCCACCCCAAAGATTAACGAG GGAATGCAACTTTGCCTCGACGCTTGTGCAAAGCTTGCAAAGATTATGAGGTCATGTTTGAAAGAAGCTGCTTCTGATTCTCAGGAATAG